The following proteins are co-located in the Castanea sativa cultivar Marrone di Chiusa Pesio chromosome 8, ASM4071231v1 genome:
- the LOC142606944 gene encoding RING-H2 finger protein ATL2 — MLSPPDSPNQTNSLSRVFKSIFSYDGNVMLAAVISLLLVILLVLLLHVYAKWLLAQSRDRRRRRSMTVSHVLGPSRFHHFHTFNFDTSLSNSSTKGLDASVIATIPLFVYKSEEHKNGLECVICLSPFEENDVGRDLPRCQHGFHVECIDMWLSSHANCPICRALVVSESEAKVLEAHQDHGNSSVEVSLERVELGLSEHGDSHSTLGDIIIDIPSCENNRTENIGVTGDSQSVSSPSSSLGCSLKRMLSRNKSERKVFPSSYANQLGA, encoded by the coding sequence ATGTTGAGCCCTCCTGACTCTCCAAATCAAACCAACTCACTAAGTCGGGTCTTCAAGAGCATATTCTCTTACGACGGAAATGTCATGCTGGCGGCCGTGATATCTCTACTACTAGTAATTCTCTTGGTCTTGCTTCTCCATGTTTATGCAAAATGGTTATTGGCTCAATCCCGGGACCGAAGACGACGACGCTCCATGACTGTCTCGCATGTCCTCGGCCCCTCTCGGTTCCACCATTTCCACACATTCAACTTTGACACCTCTCTCTCCAACTCTTCAACAAAGGGCCTTGATGCATCGGTCATTGCTACAATTCCTTTGTTTGTGTACAAGTCGGAGGAGCATAAAAATGGGTTGGAATGTGTTATTTGTTTAAGCCCTTTCGAGGAAAATGATGTAGGGAGGGACTTGCCTAGGTGCCAACACGGTTTTCACGTGGAGTGCATTGATATGTGGTTGAGTTCACATGCGAATTGTCCTATTTGTAGGGCTCTAGTGGTGTCTGAGTCTGAGGCTAAGGTTTTGGAGGCACATCAAGATCATGGGAATTCAAGTGTGGAAGTTAGTTTGGAGAGGGTTGAATTGGGTTTGAGTGAGCATGGGGATTCTCATTCTACATTGGGGGATATTATAATTGATATTCCAAGTTGTGAGAATAATCGGACTGAGAATATTGGAGTGACGGGTGATTCTCAATCGGTAtcttctccatcttcatctTTGGGTTGTTCGTTGAAGAGGATGCTGAGCAGAAATAAA